In one Methanobrevibacter oralis genomic region, the following are encoded:
- the dnaJ gene encoding molecular chaperone DnaJ, protein MEDKRDYYEVLGVDKNADEKTIKKAYRELAMKYHPDVSEEESAADKFKEISEAYAVLSDDEKRQRYDQFGHAGMDGFTAEDFYQNVNFEDIFQGFDIGNIFDMFGFGGASRTRGTRHGPQRGSDIYTEVPITLEESFNGCKKEIKITKSEICHTCNGSKSKPGVEPQTCPTCGGTGQIKEVSNTILGQMMNVRPCRECGGTGKIITYPCPDCHGKGSKRKQKTITIEIPQGVDEGNHLRVSGEGNCGEAPGLEGDLIVTVHVKRNKLFVREGDHLYYEQQVSFPQAALGDLITIPTIQGKEVEFKIPAGTQSGTVFKLRNQGMTSVRHSGRGNLYITVNVVVPKKLNHKQKDLLKEFADMSGEEIKHVEKGFFDKVKEAVK, encoded by the coding sequence ATGGAGGACAAGCGAGATTATTACGAAGTGCTTGGAGTAGATAAAAACGCTGACGAAAAGACTATTAAAAAAGCTTATCGTGAATTAGCTATGAAATATCACCCTGATGTTAGTGAAGAAGAAAGTGCTGCAGATAAATTTAAAGAAATAAGTGAAGCATATGCTGTTTTATCTGATGACGAAAAACGTCAAAGATATGATCAATTTGGTCATGCAGGTATGGATGGATTTACTGCAGAAGATTTCTATCAAAATGTAAACTTCGAAGATATATTCCAAGGCTTCGATATAGGAAATATATTCGACATGTTTGGTTTTGGTGGAGCTAGTCGCACTAGAGGAACAAGACACGGTCCTCAAAGAGGCTCAGATATTTATACTGAAGTACCAATCACTTTAGAAGAATCCTTTAATGGATGTAAAAAAGAAATAAAGATTACAAAAAGTGAAATCTGCCATACATGTAATGGAAGTAAATCTAAACCAGGTGTTGAGCCACAAACTTGCCCTACATGTGGAGGAACAGGGCAAATAAAAGAAGTTAGTAACACAATTCTTGGTCAAATGATGAATGTAAGACCATGTAGAGAATGTGGTGGTACTGGTAAAATAATTACCTATCCATGTCCAGATTGTCACGGAAAAGGTAGTAAAAGAAAACAAAAAACAATTACAATCGAAATTCCACAAGGTGTTGATGAGGGCAATCATTTAAGAGTTTCTGGTGAAGGAAACTGTGGTGAAGCACCTGGACTTGAAGGAGATTTAATTGTTACAGTTCATGTTAAACGAAATAAGTTATTTGTCCGTGAAGGAGATCATTTATACTACGAACAACAAGTTAGTTTCCCTCAAGCAGCATTAGGAGACTTAATTACTATCCCAACAATTCAAGGAAAAGAAGTTGAATTTAAAATACCTGCTGGAACTCAAAGTGGAACAGTATTTAAATTAAGAAATCAAGGAATGACCTCAGTTAGACATTCAGGTAGGGGAAATTTATACATTACAGTAAATGTTGTAGTTCCTAAAAAATTAAACCACAAACAAAAAGATTTACTAAAAGAATTTGCTGATATGAGTGGAGAAGAAATTAAACATGTTGAAAAAGGATTTTTCGACAAAGTCAAAGAAGCCGTAAAATAA